Proteins from one Bacteriovorax sp. BAL6_X genomic window:
- a CDS encoding YchJ family protein, giving the protein MSNSGLDTKTCEAIVKGEAKAQTAAQLMSARYFAYTIGDIDFIVDSTHPDHREDMDVNEIKAWSSQSEWKGLEIVDTAEGTERDDWGMVEFKATFGLGGQDHVHYERSEFVKVDGDWFFVDGEPIVAQVKRDGVKVGRNDPCTCGSGKKFKKCCGR; this is encoded by the coding sequence ATGAGTAATTCTGGTCTTGATACAAAGACATGTGAAGCAATTGTTAAAGGTGAGGCCAAGGCCCAAACTGCTGCTCAACTTATGAGTGCACGCTACTTTGCTTATACAATCGGCGATATTGATTTTATCGTTGATTCAACACATCCAGATCATAGAGAGGATATGGATGTAAATGAAATCAAGGCATGGTCATCACAATCTGAGTGGAAGGGCCTTGAGATCGTTGACACTGCAGAGGGGACAGAGAGGGACGACTGGGGAATGGTTGAGTTTAAGGCAACTTTTGGCCTAGGTGGACAAGACCATGTGCATTATGAGCGTTCTGAGTTTGTTAAAGTTGATGGAGACTGGTTCTTCGTTGACGGTGAGCCAATCGTAGCGCAGGTTAAGAGAGATGGCGTAAAAGTTGGACGCAACGACCCATGTACTTGTGGCTCAGGTAAGAAATTCAAGAAATGTTGTGGTCGATAA
- a CDS encoding class I SAM-dependent methyltransferase — MKENGSQGFSKDYWDVNYEEADQMDGIGNVEQHVGYIKNLFGLEYIDISSIVDLGFGLGHLFEALLEEFKPYKAHGIEPSEYAYKVVRERKINKIESTKFKLEQTDIVSWCRKNEKTKKSFDLGVCTSVFQYLTDEEIEYCLPILASKLKYFYLTVPTDKELDRQIEDLEFKDEYAIRRSRTKYQKMLREHFTFISSRLLESKVYFDETNTNFTDLLYRY, encoded by the coding sequence ATGAAAGAAAATGGATCACAAGGGTTCTCGAAAGACTATTGGGACGTCAACTACGAGGAAGCTGATCAAATGGATGGAATAGGTAATGTGGAACAACACGTTGGCTATATTAAAAATTTATTTGGTTTAGAGTATATTGATATTAGCTCAATTGTCGACTTAGGTTTTGGCCTTGGACACTTATTTGAAGCGCTTCTTGAAGAGTTTAAACCATACAAAGCGCATGGTATTGAGCCGAGTGAATATGCTTATAAAGTTGTTAGAGAACGTAAAATAAACAAAATTGAATCAACAAAGTTTAAGTTAGAACAAACAGATATTGTTAGCTGGTGTCGAAAGAATGAAAAGACCAAGAAGTCATTTGATCTTGGTGTGTGTACGAGTGTCTTTCAGTACCTGACTGATGAAGAGATAGAGTACTGTTTGCCAATTCTTGCTTCGAAGTTAAAGTATTTTTATCTAACTGTTCCAACGGATAAAGAGTTGGATCGCCAAATTGAAGACCTTGAGTTCAAAGACGAATACGCAATTCGCAGAAGTCGTACGAAATACCAGAAAATGCTAAGGGAGCATTTTACATTTATTTCTAGTCGACTACTAGAAAGCAAGGTATATTTTGATGAAACAAACACGAATTTTACCGACTTATTATATCGATATTAA
- a CDS encoding MATE family efflux transporter: protein MNRDWLTYKGLWALSIPSILASMLEPLSSIVDTALVGNFDTNMLAAMAIGVSIMSSITWMFNFLVHAPIQAISQKLAKGEYENVVSLIKLTFLIAFSIGFLLVLIFVPTRHFIYEFLSVTKDLYSLCDEYFLTRLYGHVFILLFMSALSVLRGMAKVNIVLGIIGVATAVNIILSYLGLYQLNMGLSSVAAATIIANAIGFFISLYYILIHEKVRHLFLSQKIILADAFHMGKSSINVFMRSAFLTLSFFLATKVASSISLKALAAHQIILNLWLFASFFTDGVATSGNIIGGTLFRNIGHEYLKEIYHKLLFMGGAIGVFFCLIFTFANGPLVSLFTYDESIHEAINGIIYFLAIAQIPVSIAYVYDGLVFGINRFDFLGRHMLIAFFTCFLPLAYLSYLNQSFLLLWGAIFSVGIYRFISNAYLVRKTLKVKST from the coding sequence TTGAACCGTGATTGGTTAACATATAAGGGCCTTTGGGCCCTTTCTATTCCTTCTATCCTCGCATCGATGCTTGAGCCACTAAGCTCAATTGTCGATACGGCCCTTGTTGGAAATTTTGATACTAATATGCTGGCCGCTATGGCCATCGGTGTTTCAATTATGTCATCCATCACATGGATGTTTAACTTCTTAGTACACGCACCTATTCAAGCGATCTCTCAGAAACTTGCTAAAGGTGAGTATGAAAATGTTGTCTCGCTTATCAAACTCACATTTCTAATTGCTTTCTCGATTGGATTTCTACTCGTATTGATCTTTGTTCCGACTCGACACTTTATTTATGAATTTTTAAGTGTAACGAAAGATCTCTACTCTTTATGTGATGAGTATTTCTTAACGAGACTCTATGGACATGTTTTTATTTTATTATTCATGTCGGCCTTATCTGTTCTTAGAGGAATGGCAAAGGTAAATATTGTCTTGGGTATTATTGGTGTGGCCACTGCGGTAAATATTATCTTGTCTTACCTTGGGCTCTATCAACTCAATATGGGACTTTCAAGTGTTGCAGCCGCAACAATTATTGCTAATGCAATTGGCTTCTTTATTAGCCTCTACTACATACTTATCCATGAAAAGGTTCGCCATCTTTTCTTATCGCAAAAAATTATCCTGGCCGATGCGTTTCATATGGGAAAAAGCTCGATTAATGTCTTCATGCGTTCGGCCTTCTTAACATTAAGTTTTTTCTTGGCCACTAAAGTTGCAAGCTCTATCTCTTTAAAAGCGCTTGCGGCCCATCAAATTATATTAAATCTTTGGCTATTTGCTTCTTTCTTCACAGATGGTGTGGCCACTTCTGGAAATATTATTGGTGGAACACTTTTTAGAAATATAGGCCATGAGTATTTGAAGGAGATCTACCATAAATTACTTTTTATGGGTGGGGCCATCGGAGTCTTCTTTTGTCTTATTTTTACTTTTGCAAATGGTCCTCTAGTCTCACTTTTTACCTATGATGAAAGTATTCATGAGGCTATAAATGGGATTATATACTTTCTTGCCATTGCTCAGATTCCGGTGTCGATTGCCTATGTCTACGATGGCCTAGTCTTTGGAATTAATCGCTTCGACTTTCTAGGACGACACATGCTGATCGCCTTCTTTACATGCTTTCTTCCTCTGGCCTATTTAAGCTATTTGAATCAATCCTTCTTGCTCCTCTGGGGGGCAATTTTCTCGGTGGGTATCTACCGTTTTATTTCGAATGCATACTTAGTTAGAAAGACATTAAAGGTTAAATCAACATGA
- a CDS encoding SirB2 family protein, with product MSYEFYKVLHVFMVVLMVAAFAPQFVSTEAQNRKLFKITSGIASFLLFVGGMGLLARIGVSHGEGWPLWVKVKVGLWVAVSALGPILAKRMKANRLFGLGLILALIFIAIFSAVTKY from the coding sequence ATGAGTTATGAATTTTACAAAGTACTTCACGTATTTATGGTTGTTCTTATGGTTGCGGCCTTTGCACCCCAATTTGTAAGTACTGAAGCGCAAAACAGAAAGTTGTTTAAAATTACTTCTGGTATTGCAAGTTTCCTACTTTTTGTAGGTGGTATGGGGCTTCTTGCTCGTATCGGTGTTAGTCATGGAGAAGGTTGGCCTCTATGGGTTAAAGTTAAAGTTGGATTATGGGTTGCAGTATCTGCTCTTGGGCCAATTCTTGCAAAACGCATGAAAGCAAATCGCCTTTTTGGTCTAGGTTTAATTCTTGCACTAATTTTTATTGCAATTTTCTCTGCAGTAACTAAATACTAA
- a CDS encoding potassium channel family protein, producing MRSGFRVFIERFIYLFKTVAFWFITIIGNLGVVIFAYVFLHFENGQNPKVTELGDAIWWAFTTITTVGYGDITPITFWGRVTAIVLMIFGTGLFATYTAIFANVMLGRQFLTTGKRVQALKRNVEGMQSSLHREDLMLERELAKINKTLSILNDKMTSLEERNGEKK from the coding sequence TTGCGCTCAGGTTTTCGTGTATTTATAGAACGCTTTATCTATTTATTCAAAACTGTTGCCTTTTGGTTTATAACTATCATAGGTAACCTCGGTGTTGTTATTTTCGCCTACGTCTTCCTACATTTTGAAAATGGACAAAATCCAAAAGTTACTGAGCTTGGTGATGCTATTTGGTGGGCATTTACCACAATAACTACTGTTGGTTATGGAGATATTACTCCTATTACATTTTGGGGAAGAGTTACAGCTATCGTTCTAATGATTTTTGGTACGGGCCTATTTGCTACTTATACTGCAATTTTTGCCAATGTTATGCTTGGTCGACAATTTCTTACAACTGGAAAACGTGTACAGGCCCTGAAAAGAAATGTAGAAGGGATGCAAAGTAGTCTACATAGAGAAGATTTAATGTTAGAAAGAGAGCTAGCTAAAATAAATAAAACTTTAAGTATATTAAATGACAAAATGACGAGTCTTGAAGAGAGAAATGGAGAAAAGAAATGA